In Chlorobiota bacterium, the sequence GCGTCACAAGGTCGTCATGCTCACGGCGCAGCACTTGATCCCATGCCGCACAGGCCTCGGTATGCCGCCCTTGCTGTTCAAGAAGTTCGCCAAGCTGCGCCCACCCTTCGGCATCGCCCGGGAAGGCCGCAATCGCCAAACGGGTGTACCATTCGGCACTGTCGGGCCGGTGGAGTTCGCCGTACAACTTGCCCAGCGTTAGCGGGATAGCCGGAATGCTCCGCAATCTCCATCCCGATGGAAGCAGCACTTGCAAGGCGCGCAACGGTTCGGCCTGCTGGCTGCTCCACTCCTCGGCAACCGACTCCCACTCCTGCTGAGTGCATTCGCGGTTTGACAACCCCTGCTTGGCCAGCGTATCGGCACGCAACGCGGCGGGGTCGGCGGCATGAAGGGCGATACCGGCGTACAGACTCATTCGCCAGGAGACCGAGCGATTGGCGGCAATGGTGGCAAGCTGCGCGCCGTACTGGCGTTGTTGGGGGCTTATCGGAAGCTGGGCATCATCAAGAAAGTCAGTCAGGTGATCCAGAAAAAATTCCTCCACCGAAGCACTGTCGCCAATGCGGTTTGCGGCTAGCTCGATAACCTCTGGAATCTTGCTCCATGCGGAATCTCGCCCGTAGGCATCAACCAACAAGGAATAGACATCGGGGTCGTTTGGCGAAAGCTCCACCGCGTCCCGCAAGGTGGATGCGGCATTGGCAAATTGGGCGGTGTTGATGTAGAGTTCGGCAAGGTTCAGCAGCAGGTCGTAATCATCCTCGGTGGTTCGGCGAAGGAACTCAAAATGGCTGATGGCCTCTGCCGGGTCCCGCCCCTGCAGAATCAT encodes:
- a CDS encoding tetratricopeptide repeat protein; the encoded protein is MRTPKRYFARCGWAAALCLLLLAACAPARKILPREPARGALPPERGRIEYHFLRGSVFQMQGEFQRAIGEFQRVLRVDTANGPANAAIARCWQRLRRADSALPYAAAAVRATPEHLPSRQQYAELLATAGLFDSAVAQCRFIILRKPYDANAHYMIAMILQGRDPAEAISHFEFLRRTTEDDYDLLLNLAELYINTAQFANAASTLRDAVELSPNDPDVYSLLVDAYGRDSAWSKIPEVIELAANRIGDSASVEEFFLDHLTDFLDDAQLPISPQQRQYGAQLATIAANRSVSWRMSLYAGIALHAADPAALRADTLAKQGLSNRECTQQEWESVAEEWSSQQAEPLRALQVLLPSGWRLRSIPAIPLTLGKLYGELHRPDSAEWYTRLAIAAFPGDAEGWAQLGELLEQQGRHTEACAAWDQVLRREHDDLVTLCRYAVSLADRSARLDDALRMAQLALRLNDSLSICHDAVGWTLLKMGEPQQALPYLERAAENGPPSPEIFRHLAEAYESLGNPDKARAAWEQAGGRKTMGKR